GTGACCTGGTCGAGAATCACCGAATGCGGACCGTCGGCGACATCACTGTCGATCTCGACGCCGCGATTCATGGGACCGGGGTGCAGGATGAGCAGGTCGCGCGACGCCTTCTCGAGGCGCGCGCTGGTGACGCCGAAGACGCGATTGTATTCGCGCAGCGACGGGATATAGCCGGCCTGCATGCGTTCGAGCTGCAGGCGCAGCACGTTGAGCGCATCGGCCCACTCGATGGCTTCCTCGATGCGGTTGAACACCGAGACCCCCATGGCCTCGATGGCATTGGGGAGCAGCGACCGCGGACCGCACACCGCCACCTCGGCGCCGAGCTTGGTGAGCCCCCAGATGTTGGAGCGCGCCACGCGCGAGTGGAGCACGTCGCCCACGATGCAGATGCGCTTGCCCGCGAGGTCGCCGAAACGATCGCGCAAGGTGAGCAGGTCGAGCAGTGCCTGCGTGGGGTGCTCGTTGGTCCCATCCCCCGCATTGATCACATTCGACTCGATGCGCTCGGCGAGGAACTGCGCCGCACCGGAGGCCCCGTGGCGAATGACGACCATGTCGATCTTCATCGCCTCGAGATTGCGCGCGGTATCGACGAGCGTCTCACCCTTGCTCACACTGGAGCCCGCGGACGCCACGTTCACGGTGTCGGCGCTGAGCCGCTTCTCGGCGAACTCGAAGGAGATGCGCGTGCGCGTGGAGGCTTCGAAGAACAGGTTGACGATGGTGGCGCCGCGCAGTGTGGGCACCTTCTTGATGGCGCGCTCGGAGATCTCGCGGAACGGCACGGCGGTGTCGAGCACCAGCCGGATCTGCTCGGCGGAGAGCGGCGCGAGTCCCAGCAGATCCTTGCCGAGGGGGCCAGGCACGGGTCAGCTCTCCTCGTCGCGGGAGACGATGAGCACTTCGTCGCGGCCGTCGAGTTCCTCGATGCACACATCCACGCGCTGACCGGGGGCGACATCGATGCGGCGCCCCACGATGTCAGCGTGGATGGGGAGCTCGCGGCCACCGCGATCCACGAGGACCGCGAGCGCAATGCGCGCCGGCCGACCAAAGTCGGCCAATTCGTCGAGCGCGGCGCGCACGGTGCGTCCGGTGTACAACACGTCGTCCACGATGACCACACGCTGATCATCGAGTGCCCAGGGCAGTGAGGTCGCCCCGACGACGGGGCGCGGCCCTACCGTTTGCAGGTCGTCGCGGTAGAGCGTGATGTCGAGCGCACCGGAGGCCACCGTGACCCCTTCCTGCGCCGCGATGATGCGGACGATGCGCTCGGCGAGTTGCACGCCGCGGCGTTGAATGCCGACGATGACGAGGTTGTCGCAGCCGGCGTTGAGCTCGATGATCTGGTCGGCCATGCGACGCAACGTGCGGTCAAGCGCACGCGCATCCAGCACGGTGGTTGGCTTCCTTGGCATGGCGGACAAGTTAACAGCGCCACGCACGAAGCGGCGGGCGCCCCCCCGGACGCCCGCCGCTCCCCTACCCCTGCGTCCTACGTGGAGATCCTGCCATTGCCTACCATTCGTGATGCGATCGCGGCTGCTCGCTGGACTTGGGCTTGGGCGACCAGAGACCGTGCAGCGGCGAGAGATGCCGCGCCGCCGTGCGTGCGGCCCGGAGCCGTGCCTTGTCGATGGGCGGCACATACGAAGTGGCCGCGTACATGGCGATGTCGGCGGCCGCCTCCATGGTGGCCAGCGCGAAGCCCAGTGACCAGTCGGGACCGTACGGGTGTGAATCCGCGCGCTCCTCGACGCCATGCCCGAAGGCCACGCACTTGTCGGCCGCTTCCTTGAGCGAGCGGCTGGAGGCCAGGTGCGCCACCACCACATGCAGTCCGTCCCGTCGGCCCATATGGTACGTGGGCGACTGGAGCGCGTCGCCGGCAGGCGCCTCGACCACCCCCGTGGCAATCCCCGTCAGCAGCACGCAGTGCTGCGAGAAGTAGCTGCGAATGGGATCGACCGGCGGTTCTTCGAGGATCGGGGACATGGCTGGTTCCGGCAGAATGGTGTCCAACGGTCGCGGCAATCGCCGCTTTCACCATACGGCTAGGGCAAGCGGTGTGCCGCGGTCGGGGCCGTTGGCCCGATGCATGTTTCCCTCTGAAATCGTCACTTTGAGGTGCCGGCGCTTACGGCCGGGGCCGCCACACGTTGCAACAAAACCACCGGCAGTGCGGCATGTGCGCCACACCCACCGGTGGTTCTTCCTTCTCAGGCAAGCGCCAGACGGCAGGTCAGCCCGCGTACAGGTGCAGGTCGGTCCCCACGAAGTCGGCGAGCGCCTTGCAGGTGTCCCAGTCGGGGTGCCGGAGGGTCACGTAGCCGTCCGACAGCAGCGTGCTCTTCCAGTCGCGGCGTGGCGTGCCAACCGGCAGAAGATCGATGGCGCACAGGGCATCGCCCAGCCGGCTCTTGATGCGATCCAGCCCTTCAATGCGCTGGATGCGCCCCTGGCCGTGCGCCCGCTTCGTGATGCAGGCGCAGTTGAACTTGCGCTCGACGACGGGCGAAAAGGTGCCGTGCAGCTCGGCCTCGGCCCATCCGGCGAAGAGGTCGATGTCGCTGGCAAAGTTCATCAGGTCCACCGTGCGGGCACCGGGCGGCCGGGCCCCGATTTCGCCGAAGACCACTTCGCCATCGGACTTGCGGTACCATTCCATGTGCGTGAACCCGGTGTCGTAGCCGAGCACCCGGATGACCTGCTCCCCCAGCGCCATGCCGTCGGTGACCCAGGGGTTGTCGACGTGGCGGTACGAGAGCGTCTGGGGCGAGATCCACTCATTGGTACGGGCAATGAGCGGCCGCGGGCGGTAATGCCCCACATGGAAGTACTTGATCTCGCCGCCGGCGCAGATCGTGTCGTAGGTGAACTCCTCACCGTCGATGAACTCTTCCACGTCGACGGTTTCGATGTGGCCGAGCTGACTGATGGCCGCCGCCACCTCCTTGGCGTCGTCGCAGCGGAAGGTGTCCATGGACCCGGCGCCGGCGATGGGCTTGATGATGAGGGGATAGCCGACCACTTCGGCGGCCGCCCACACGTCGGCGGCGCTGCTGGCCACCGCATGATGGGGGACCCGTACGCCGCCCTCGGCCAGCGCCTGCTTCATGAGGTCCTTGTTGCGGAACTTGACCGCCTGCTCGAAGCGCTGGCCAGGCACGTCGAACGCTTCACGCAGGTGCGCCGCCAGTTCGATCCCCGGCTCCCAGAGGCAGCAGACGCGATCGAGCGTGCGGCTGCCCAGCCACCGGCGGATCTGCGCGATGGCGCTGGCGGTGTCGCTGAAGAGGTCGGGCACCTGCAAATAGTCGCTGAGGTGCCGGCGTGCCATTTCCGGCAGGTCGTGGGCGGGGCCATTCGCCACCCCCAGCACCTGCGCGCCCTGCACAGAGAGCCCGCGGGTGAAGAGCGGCATTTCCCCGGGGAACCCCGGGGTGATCATGAGAACAGTCTGCGACATGGAATTCCGATGAACGGTCGGAGGAGGGTGAGGCGGGAGCGGGAGCACGCCCCTACCTCAGCACCACGCGGATAGTGGAGATGATACGCTCGAGCGCCGCCTGCACCACCCCGGTGTCGGGATGTCGCACGATAATGAACCCCTCACCCTCGTAGCTCCCGGTGGGTGACTGGCCGATGTGCGGGAGGCGGTAGTCGCAGATGAGGTGCCCCCATTCACGCTGCACCTTGTCGAGTCCCTCGATGGCGACCACGGTGCCCTGCCCCTGCCCCCGCAGGTAGGCCGTCCCCACGGCATATCGGCGCTCGGGCGGGGTGAAGGTGCCGTCCACCATGACTCGCACCCAGGCCCCGACAAAGTCCATGTCGTTGGCCCGCGAAATCATCGTGGTCATGTTGGCCCCCGGCGGGCGGGCGGCGATCTCACTCACCGCGACGGAGCCGTCGGGGCGCCGGAACCACTCGCAATGCGAGACCCCGGTGGTCATGCCGAGCGCCCGCAGCGCCCGGTCGCCCACGGCGCGGATATCGGCGTAGCTGGGATCATCCACTTCCCGGGGTAGCAGCACCGTCCACTGAATCCACGGCGTCTCCAATACCTCGAGCGGCGTGGGCGCGTAGCGAGTGAGCGAGTGCCAGACGGCGTGTCCGTTGATGCTCACCGTTTCCAGGGAGTGCTCGGTCCCGCGCAGGAACTCCTCGGCGAGCATGGGATCGTGCGCCGACGGGGCGTAGCGCTGCAGCACCTGCTCGAGTTCAGCCACGGTGCGTACCCGTTCCGTGGCCTTGGCCCCAGCACCGGCGGGCGGCTTGACCACAATGGGGAAGCCCACCTCGTTCACGAAGCGCCGCGCGTCGGCCGGATCGTGCACGAGCTGGTGCCGCGCCACCGGCACGCCGGCGGCGCGCAGGACGTTCTTCATGCGGGCCTTGTCGCGGAAGTTGTGCGCCGCGGTGGCAGGCAGCCCGGGAATGCCCAGGCGCTCGCGCACCTGCGCCAGCGGGAGCTGACACTGCTCATAGGCCGCGAAGCAGCGTGCCACCGCGCCGTGGGCGCCGGCAATGGCGTTCACGGCCCCCGCCAGTTGATCGGCGTTCGTGACGTCGGCCACTTGCCAGTGTGCTACCAGTCGTGAGCTCAACGCGGGGGCAAGCTCCGCCAGCTGCTGCTGCGCAACGACGGCGAGCCGGATGTGCGTCAGGCGCAGCGCCGCCTCGATCATCTGAGAGGCGGCCGGCGAAAAGAACGGACAGACGAAGATGACGAGCATTATCGCTCCAGCTTGAATCCCGGATCGACGCCTGGTCGTTTCGGGGCGTTCGCCACGAACCATCCGGTGAGATACATCCACTGGGTCATGCGCGTGAGCTTGGGATAGTCGATCCGGTCGGGCTTGTCGCGCGGCGTGTGGTAATCGTCGTGCAGGTTGGTGGTATACATGACCGCCGGGACATTGAGGCGCGCATACGGGACGTGATCGCTGCGGAAGTACCAGCCTTCGGGGTGCATGGGACGGTCCCAGAGCGAGTCGAGCGAGAACTTGCCGGTCAGGGCGTTGGCCCGCAGCGCCATGTCCACCAGTTCCGTCGAGTTGCGATGCGGCGGCTGCACGCCGAGGAGACTGGCGGAATCCGGGTGGTTGCGGCCCATCATTTCGCCGTTGAGTACGGCCACGATGCTGGCGAGCGGCACCACGGGGTGCGCGGCGTGCCACCGGGAACCCAGCAGCCCACGCTCCTCGGCGCCGTGATACACGAAGAGCACCGAGCGCTTGCCTGGCTGTCGGGCGAACGCGCGCGCCGCGGCCAGCAGCGCCACACTGCCCGTGCCATTGTCGTCAGCCCCGGCCCAGACGGAATCGCCGTCGATCAGGTAGCGCACCCCATCGTGATCCTGATGGGAGCTGTACAGGACGTACTCGTTGCGCAGCACCGGGTCGGTGCCACGGATGACACCGACGATGTTGGTGCTGGGCGTCTCGAACCGTTCGAGACGTACCTGCAACGTGAGCGTGGGGGCCTGCTGGAGGCGAGCCGCCATGCCGCCACGCACGAGGAACGCGGGAGTCCCCGCCTGGCGTGCGGGGACCGGTAGCTCGGCTCGATTCGACTGATTGGCGAACCGGCGTGCGGCTCCATCTACATCGTACGTGCCTCGTGCCCGCAGGATGGCCAGCGGATCGAAGGCGCGATCGGCCACCGTGTCGGCCACGATGAGGAGCGCGAGCGCACCCCGTCGCGCGAACCGCTGCTGCATGGCCGCGACGGCCGCCTGCGTGTAGCGCACCTCCGGACTGTTCGTCGTGGTGCGGATACTGGCCGAGAAGGGCCGCAGCATGGGGGTGGCGACGACCTTGCCGCGCACGTCGATGGTGGAGTCGGCACTGTTGGCGATCCACACCACGGGCCCTTGCACGTCAGCGCCCGAGCTCCCGAGGGGAATGAAATCCTTCCACACCTGCAGCGGCTGCTCACCGAGTGTGCCCAGGGACGAGACCGTGGAGACGCGTGTGCGGAACATGGTGAACCACTGGAAGTACGAGCCATCGTCGCCCAGCGGCTTGACGCCGATGGCGCGCAGCTGCTCTGCCACCCACACCGAGGCGCGCATTTCATCGGGAGTGCCGGCTTCGCGCCCGCGCATGGCATCGCCGGCCATGGCGTACAGGTCACGCTTGATGTCGGCCTGCCGGATGAGGGCGTAGGCGGCGGGGAGTTGGGGCGCACGTGCGGAGCGCGGCGGAGCTGACTGTGCGCCGAGAGGGCTGAGTGTCAACGCGGGGAACGCCAGCGTGGCTGAGAGGAGTGCTGCGGCGCACGTGCGCATGGTCACGGTCGCTTGCTTGGGGCGCAGGGATCTGGGCATACCCAACGCTACGGCCAAACTCGCTTTGGCGCTGGGGGCAGTGGCTCCTGAGCGGGGCACGGCGTCAGGGCGGACTCGTGATGGGCACCGTCGGCGGTAGATTTCCCATATGACCGAGTCCCCGCACATTCAGGACATCACCACGGCGTCGTTCCTCGAGGCCGTCGTCACGCGATCGCAGAGCACGCCGGTGCTGGTGGATTTCTGGGCCACCTGGTGCGGACCATGTCGCGCGCTGGGGCCGGTGCTGGAGAAGCTGGCTGTGGAGTACGACGGCGCCTTCGTGCTGGCCAAGGTCGACACCGACCGGGAGCAAGCGCTCGCGGCCCAGTTCCAGATCCGCTCGATTCCCACCGTCATGCTGTTCAAGGACGGCAAGGTGGTAGCCGGATTTCCGGGGGCCCTGCCCGAGGGACAGATTCGCCGTTTCCTCACGCAGCATGGCGTCGCGAAGGGCGGAGCCGCAGAAGCGTGGTCCGACGACCCTGGGACGCGCGTGCAGCAGTTGCGTGAGGCGGTCGCGCGCGATGCCTCGCGCGGCGACTGGCAGTTGGAATTGGCACTGGCGCTGCTGGCGCACGGCGAACTCGACGCCGCCCGCGCCGCCGTTGAAGCGTTGCCCGGTGACGTGTACGGGGACGCGCGCGCCGTGCGGGCCCGCGCGCGGTTGTCGCTGCTGGCGCGCCTGGATTCGCTGGCCGCCGATGACGGGGTGCGTGCCGGTGTGGAAACGTTCCTGGAGGGCCACACGGAGGCGGGGTTGGCGCAGTTGCTGGACGCCGTGCGCGAACAGAAAGGGATGGACGAGAGTCCAGCCAAGGCGGCGCTGGTGGATGCGATGACGTCGCTCGACGACGAGGCGGTGGTGCGCGAGACTCGGCGGCGGATGGCGGCGGTCCTGTTCGCGTAGGCGCTGGCCATGGCAGTACGAAACGGTCCCCCGCGCGTGAGGCACGGGGGACCGTTGTCGTGTCATAACCACACAGCGGATGAGGGGGGATTCGAACCCCCGAGACGCTTTCGCGCCAACACGCTTTCCAGGCGTGCGCCTTAAACCACTCGGCCACCCATCCGGGGAAGCAGGAACGCGCCACCGCGGCAGGCCGTGGCGGCGCGTTCGTGCTGGATACTGCCAACAGCGGACAGGGTGAGATTCGAACTCACGATACCGTTGCCGGTATGCCGGTTTTCGAGACCGGTGCCTTCAACCACTCGGCCACCTGTCCTCGGACCCACCTCCGCATGAACACGGCGGCACTCCAAGAGCCGCGATAGTTAACCGGCGGGAGGGCCCGGATCAAGCCCCTCGAGCCCTGCGAGGGCGCCCCACGGGACCTTGTCGGCGGTCGGCGTCGCGCGCCGCACAGGCACCGCGGATCCATTGCCGAACCGCCGCCCAGTCGGCACGTTACCCCGCCGCGCCCGGACGCCCCCCGAGGGTCCGCCACGCCGTCTCGGGGAGTACGCGGGCACAGCACTTCCACCGGCATCGCCCCTTCTGGGCTCCCGGCAGCGACAGCGGCCGGACGACTTTTCGCGGGGCACGCAGTGACCGTCAGGGATTCGGTAGTTCACGTGGGGCTGCTGGGGGCCGGGACTTGGGCGCAGGGGGCGCACCTGCCGGGGTACGCCCGTGACCCGCGCTGCAAGGTGGTCGCCATTGCGGACCCCGTGCGGGAAAAGGCCGAAGCATTCGCGCGCGAGTTCGACATCCCGCATGTGTACGATTCGCACGAGGCGCTCCTGGCACATCACGGCATCGATGCCGTGGACGTGTGCACGCCAAGCGCCACGCACTTCGCCCTGAGTTGGGCGGCGCTCGAGGCCGGCAAGCATGTGCTGTGCGAAAAGCCGGTCGCCTATGAGTACGCCGACACGCGGCGCGCCGCGGCGCTCGCGGCGGCGAAGGGGCTCAAGACGAAGCTGGGGTTCACCTTCCGCTACAGCCCCGGCATGCGGTACATGAAGGCCCTGATCGACGAGGGGTTCATTGGCGAACCGTTCATCTTCAACGGCTTCGAGCAGAACTCGCAGTGGCTCGATCCGCAGAACCCGCTGCGACAGGTGGACCATACCGCCGACCAGTCCCGCCTCCAGGTATCGTCGCTCGAGGGATACGGGGCGCCGATCATGGACATCGGGCATCTCTGCATGGGGAGCCGCTTCGCGCAGGTGGTGGGCACCATGAAGAACTTCATTCCCGAACGCATGGTGCGCGCCACCGGCACGATGATGCGCATGAACATCGATGATGGCGACATCTTCATTGGAGAGTTCGCCAACGGCGCCATCGGCTCCATCCAGACCAGCTTCGTGACGGTGGGCAACTACCCAGGAATCGAAGCGCGGGTCTATGGCAGCAAGGGGGCGCTCATCTGTCGAATGGTGGAGGAGGAGGGCGTGGCGGAGACGCTCAAGGCTGCCAGCGCGGACGCGGTGGAGTTTCGCCCGCTCGAGATCCCATCGCGCTTCTACCCCACGGGCGGGAGTCCGCGCGAATCGTGGCGGTCACTCTTCTACGCGAATCTCACCCACTCGTTCATTTCGGAGATTCGTGGCGACGTGGCGGGGAACGAAGGCAGCTTCGAGGACGGGGCCCACGTGCAGGAGTTGATCAACGCGGTGGAGCGCTCTTTCCGGCAACGGCGCTGGGTCACCATTCCGCTCGAGCAGGATGGTGTGGCATGAGCGCTCCCATCGAGCAGTTCCTCGAGCAGTATTTCTTCCGGCATCCGGTGAACGCAACGTTCACCGGCATCCGCCTGTACGACCACGAGTTGCCCGACTGGACGCGCGAAGTCCGCGACGATGAGCAGGACGAATTCGAAGCGCTCACGATCGCGCTCGACGATGCCTACCCGCCGTCGGAGGATTGGGGGGAACTGGCGCGCAACCCGGCCCAACTCGACGCGGAGCTGGCGCGCGCGAGCATGGACGTGCGGCAGCTGGAGTTCGAAAGCCGCTACTTCCATGACAAGAACCCCGCCCTGTGGACCGGCGAGGCGCTGTTCGGAGTGATCGGGCTCATGCTGCGCCCGCCGGCCACGGTCGAAGAGGCGTTTGCGTCCATCGCCATGCGCCTGCACGACCTGCCACGCTTTCTCGCGGACATGCCGCACACCCTCACGGAGCCGATGCCACCGCAGTGGGTGGCGCGCGCCGTGCGCGAGTGCGCCGTGGGCGCCGATCTCTTTCGTTTCAAGCTGGCGATGTGGCTGGATGCCCACGGGGCCGACGACGCCTCGCGGATGTGGGTGCTGGAGGCGGGCGACGTGGCGGCCGCGGCACTCGACGCCACAGCCGCGTGGCTCGCGGCACAGCCCGTTCAGCATGAGGCGTCGATGAGCCTCGGTGCCGAGGCGTACGACGTGCTGCTGCGCCGGGGACATTTCTGCGAGGTGAATGCCGACGCCCTGCTGGAGCGGGCGCAGCAGGCGCTTCCCGACGCGCGCGAGCGGTTCGAGTCGCTCGCCATAGAGGTCGCCGGAAGCGTCGAGGCACTGGCTGAGGCGCTCGCCGACGACCACCCCGCCCCCGCCTGGTACCTCTCCGCCTTTGCCGAGAAGTGGGAGCAGTGCCGCGAGTTCGCGGCCGATCATGATCTTGTGACCTGGGGCGACTGGCCGCTGCGCTACGTGCCCATGCCGGCGTGGGCCGCTGATGCCGCCCCGCAGCTGTACTTCCTGTTCTACCGGTCTCCTGCCCCGCTCGAATCGCGCGACGACCACGTCTACCTGGTCCCCCCCATCGATCCCCCCGTATCGGAGACCGAGCGCGACCGGCGGCTGCGGCAGTGGAACCACAGCGCCATCACGCTCAATCACGTGGTGCACCACGGCGCGCTGGGGCACCACGTGCAGAACTGGCACGCCACACACCGGTCCACATCCCGCATTGGCAGCGTGGCGGCCGTGGACTGTGCCAGCCGCATTGGCCTCTTTCAGGGCGGTTCCATGGCGGAAGGGTGGGCCTGCTACGCCACCGAGCTCGCCGACGAACTGGGCTTCCTCACGCCGCTCGAGCAGGCGTCCGAGCAGCAAAGTCGCCTGCGCATGCTGGCGCGCACCATCGTCGACATCTCACTGCATACGGGGCGCATGACCTTCGACGATGCGGTGGAGTTCTACGAAGCCGAAGTCGGCATGCCGCACAGTGCCGCCACGGCCGAAGCGGTGAAGAACTCCATGTTTCCCGGCACCGCCGTGATGTACTGGCTGGGCACCCAGGGCATTCTCGACCTGCGCGAGGCCGTGCGTGCGCGCGACGGTGCCGCATTTTCGTACCGC
The DNA window shown above is from Gemmatimonas sp. and carries:
- a CDS encoding aspartate carbamoyltransferase catalytic subunit, with the protein product MPGPLGKDLLGLAPLSAEQIRLVLDTAVPFREISERAIKKVPTLRGATIVNLFFEASTRTRISFEFAEKRLSADTVNVASAGSSVSKGETLVDTARNLEAMKIDMVVIRHGASGAAQFLAERIESNVINAGDGTNEHPTQALLDLLTLRDRFGDLAGKRICIVGDVLHSRVARSNIWGLTKLGAEVAVCGPRSLLPNAIEAMGVSVFNRIEEAIEWADALNVLRLQLERMQAGYIPSLREYNRVFGVTSARLEKASRDLLILHPGPMNRGVEIDSDVADGPHSVILDQVTNGVAVRMAVLYLLAGGKPELAEAAKKGNA
- the pyrR gene encoding bifunctional pyr operon transcriptional regulator/uracil phosphoribosyltransferase PyrR, translating into MPRKPTTVLDARALDRTLRRMADQIIELNAGCDNLVIVGIQRRGVQLAERIVRIIAAQEGVTVASGALDITLYRDDLQTVGPRPVVGATSLPWALDDQRVVIVDDVLYTGRTVRAALDELADFGRPARIALAVLVDRGGRELPIHADIVGRRIDVAPGQRVDVCIEELDGRDEVLIVSRDEES
- a CDS encoding ATP-grasp domain-containing protein, coding for MSQTVLMITPGFPGEMPLFTRGLSVQGAQVLGVANGPAHDLPEMARRHLSDYLQVPDLFSDTASAIAQIRRWLGSRTLDRVCCLWEPGIELAAHLREAFDVPGQRFEQAVKFRNKDLMKQALAEGGVRVPHHAVASSAADVWAAAEVVGYPLIIKPIAGAGSMDTFRCDDAKEVAAAISQLGHIETVDVEEFIDGEEFTYDTICAGGEIKYFHVGHYRPRPLIARTNEWISPQTLSYRHVDNPWVTDGMALGEQVIRVLGYDTGFTHMEWYRKSDGEVVFGEIGARPPGARTVDLMNFASDIDLFAGWAEAELHGTFSPVVERKFNCACITKRAHGQGRIQRIEGLDRIKSRLGDALCAIDLLPVGTPRRDWKSTLLSDGYVTLRHPDWDTCKALADFVGTDLHLYAG
- a CDS encoding ATP-grasp domain-containing protein; the encoded protein is MLVIFVCPFFSPAASQMIEAALRLTHIRLAVVAQQQLAELAPALSSRLVAHWQVADVTNADQLAGAVNAIAGAHGAVARCFAAYEQCQLPLAQVRERLGIPGLPATAAHNFRDKARMKNVLRAAGVPVARHQLVHDPADARRFVNEVGFPIVVKPPAGAGAKATERVRTVAELEQVLQRYAPSAHDPMLAEEFLRGTEHSLETVSINGHAVWHSLTRYAPTPLEVLETPWIQWTVLLPREVDDPSYADIRAVGDRALRALGMTTGVSHCEWFRRPDGSVAVSEIAARPPGANMTTMISRANDMDFVGAWVRVMVDGTFTPPERRYAVGTAYLRGQGQGTVVAIEGLDKVQREWGHLICDYRLPHIGQSPTGSYEGEGFIIVRHPDTGVVQAALERIISTIRVVLR
- a CDS encoding M28 family peptidase, with protein sequence MPRSLRPKQATVTMRTCAAALLSATLAFPALTLSPLGAQSAPPRSARAPQLPAAYALIRQADIKRDLYAMAGDAMRGREAGTPDEMRASVWVAEQLRAIGVKPLGDDGSYFQWFTMFRTRVSTVSSLGTLGEQPLQVWKDFIPLGSSGADVQGPVVWIANSADSTIDVRGKVVATPMLRPFSASIRTTTNSPEVRYTQAAVAAMQQRFARRGALALLIVADTVADRAFDPLAILRARGTYDVDGAARRFANQSNRAELPVPARQAGTPAFLVRGGMAARLQQAPTLTLQVRLERFETPSTNIVGVIRGTDPVLRNEYVLYSSHQDHDGVRYLIDGDSVWAGADDNGTGSVALLAAARAFARQPGKRSVLFVYHGAEERGLLGSRWHAAHPVVPLASIVAVLNGEMMGRNHPDSASLLGVQPPHRNSTELVDMALRANALTGKFSLDSLWDRPMHPEGWYFRSDHVPYARLNVPAVMYTTNLHDDYHTPRDKPDRIDYPKLTRMTQWMYLTGWFVANAPKRPGVDPGFKLER
- the trxA gene encoding thioredoxin, whose translation is MTESPHIQDITTASFLEAVVTRSQSTPVLVDFWATWCGPCRALGPVLEKLAVEYDGAFVLAKVDTDREQALAAQFQIRSIPTVMLFKDGKVVAGFPGALPEGQIRRFLTQHGVAKGGAAEAWSDDPGTRVQQLREAVARDASRGDWQLELALALLAHGELDAARAAVEALPGDVYGDARAVRARARLSLLARLDSLAADDGVRAGVETFLEGHTEAGLAQLLDAVREQKGMDESPAKAALVDAMTSLDDEAVVRETRRRMAAVLFA
- a CDS encoding Gfo/Idh/MocA family oxidoreductase — protein: MTVRDSVVHVGLLGAGTWAQGAHLPGYARDPRCKVVAIADPVREKAEAFAREFDIPHVYDSHEALLAHHGIDAVDVCTPSATHFALSWAALEAGKHVLCEKPVAYEYADTRRAAALAAAKGLKTKLGFTFRYSPGMRYMKALIDEGFIGEPFIFNGFEQNSQWLDPQNPLRQVDHTADQSRLQVSSLEGYGAPIMDIGHLCMGSRFAQVVGTMKNFIPERMVRATGTMMRMNIDDGDIFIGEFANGAIGSIQTSFVTVGNYPGIEARVYGSKGALICRMVEEEGVAETLKAASADAVEFRPLEIPSRFYPTGGSPRESWRSLFYANLTHSFISEIRGDVAGNEGSFEDGAHVQELINAVERSFRQRRWVTIPLEQDGVA
- a CDS encoding DUF885 family protein; amino-acid sequence: MSAPIEQFLEQYFFRHPVNATFTGIRLYDHELPDWTREVRDDEQDEFEALTIALDDAYPPSEDWGELARNPAQLDAELARASMDVRQLEFESRYFHDKNPALWTGEALFGVIGLMLRPPATVEEAFASIAMRLHDLPRFLADMPHTLTEPMPPQWVARAVRECAVGADLFRFKLAMWLDAHGADDASRMWVLEAGDVAAAALDATAAWLAAQPVQHEASMSLGAEAYDVLLRRGHFCEVNADALLERAQQALPDARERFESLAIEVAGSVEALAEALADDHPAPAWYLSAFAEKWEQCREFAADHDLVTWGDWPLRYVPMPAWAADAAPQLYFLFYRSPAPLESRDDHVYLVPPIDPPVSETERDRRLRQWNHSAITLNHVVHHGALGHHVQNWHATHRSTSRIGSVAAVDCASRIGLFQGGSMAEGWACYATELADELGFLTPLEQASEQQSRLRMLARTIVDISLHTGRMTFDDAVEFYEAEVGMPHSAATAEAVKNSMFPGTAVMYWLGTQGILDLREAVRARDGAAFSYRAFHDALLSRGSIPVLLAARLLLAED